In Salmonella enterica subsp. enterica serovar Typhimurium str. LT2, a single window of DNA contains:
- a CDS encoding Fels-2 prophage protein (probable prophage lysozyme; similar to E. coli bacteriophage lambda lysozyme homolog (AAC73656.1); Blastp hit to AAC73656.1 (165 aa), 36% identity in aa 35 - 163) — MNPSIVKRCLVVAVLAIAATLPGFQSLHTSVEGLKLIADYEGCRLQPYQCSAGVWTDGIGNTSGVVPGKTITERQAAQGLITNVLRVERALDKCVVQPMPQKVYDAVVSFAFNVGTGNACSSTLVKLLNQRRWADACHQLPRWVYVKGVFNQGLDNRRAREMTWCLKGV; from the coding sequence ATGAATCCTTCAATCGTTAAGCGCTGCCTTGTCGTGGCGGTGCTGGCTATCGCCGCCACGCTGCCCGGATTTCAGTCGCTTCATACCTCCGTTGAGGGGCTGAAACTGATCGCCGATTACGAGGGATGCCGCCTGCAGCCTTATCAGTGCAGCGCGGGCGTCTGGACTGACGGGATCGGCAATACGTCCGGTGTGGTGCCTGGAAAAACCATCACGGAACGGCAGGCGGCGCAGGGACTTATCACCAACGTGCTGCGCGTGGAGCGGGCACTGGATAAATGTGTGGTACAGCCGATGCCGCAAAAGGTCTATGACGCGGTGGTGTCGTTTGCTTTCAACGTGGGCACCGGCAACGCCTGCAGCTCCACGCTGGTTAAGTTGCTGAACCAGCGGCGCTGGGCGGATGCCTGCCATCAGCTGCCGCGCTGGGTATATGTCAAAGGTGTGTTTAATCAGGGGCTGGACAACCGCCGCGCGCGGGAAATGACCTGGTGCTTAAAAGGAGTATAG
- a CDS encoding Fels-2 prophage protein (phage-holin analog protein), with protein MTLERISAFITYCIAVLLAWLGDLSLKDASTVGGVLIGVLMLAINWYYKHQSFKLLRGGKISRGEYESFNR; from the coding sequence ATGACGCTTGAACGAATCAGCGCCTTTATCACTTACTGCATCGCCGTGCTGCTGGCATGGCTGGGCGATCTGTCGCTCAAGGATGCGTCAACGGTTGGCGGCGTACTGATTGGTGTGCTGATGCTGGCTATCAACTGGTACTACAAACACCAGTCTTTCAAATTGTTACGTGGCGGCAAGATTTCGCGGGGGGAATATGAATCCTTCAATCGTTAA
- a CDS encoding Fels-2 prophage protein (similar to gpX in phage P2) — MKVRAHQYDTVDALCWRHYGRTQGVTEQVLHANPGLAEYGPFLPHGLQVELPDITASTTAQTVQLWD, encoded by the coding sequence ATGAAAGTGCGTGCGCATCAGTATGACACGGTGGACGCGCTTTGCTGGCGTCATTACGGGCGCACGCAGGGTGTCACTGAGCAGGTTCTGCATGCAAATCCGGGGCTGGCTGAGTACGGCCCATTTTTACCGCACGGGCTGCAGGTGGAGCTGCCGGACATTACGGCGTCAACCACGGCGCAGACCGTCCAGCTATGGGACTGA
- a CDS encoding Fels-2 prophage protein (similar to gpQ in phage 186), whose translation MKFVAPEQAPEQAEVIKNTPFWPDVDLSEFRSVMRTDGTVTQPRLKQVVLTAISEVNAELYDFRNRQQMLGWRTLAEVPAEMLDGKSERIRHYHNAVFCWARAVLNERYQDYDATASGVKRGEELAEASGDLWRDARWAISRVQDVPHCTVELI comes from the coding sequence ATGAAGTTTGTTGCGCCCGAACAGGCACCGGAACAGGCGGAGGTCATCAAAAATACGCCGTTCTGGCCTGATGTGGACCTGTCGGAATTTCGCAGTGTGATGCGCACTGACGGCACGGTGACGCAGCCGCGTTTAAAGCAGGTCGTGCTGACGGCGATCTCTGAGGTTAACGCTGAGCTGTACGACTTCCGCAACCGTCAGCAGATGCTGGGCTGGCGGACACTTGCTGAGGTTCCCGCAGAAATGCTGGACGGTAAAAGCGAGCGTATCCGGCACTACCACAACGCTGTTTTTTGCTGGGCGCGCGCTGTGCTTAATGAGCGTTATCAGGACTATGACGCCACGGCGTCAGGCGTGAAGCGAGGGGAGGAGCTGGCGGAGGCCAGCGGCGATCTGTGGCGTGATGCCCGCTGGGCCATCAGCCGGGTGCAGGATGTACCGCACTGTACGGTGGAGCTTATCTGA
- a CDS encoding Fels-2 prophage protein (similar to gpR in phage 186) produces MSLSPARQHRLRIQAEQAAREGGSVRRHASGYDLMLLQLAEDRRRLKGIQSTVKKAEIKVELLPKYSAWAEGVLAAGGAQQDDVLMYVMLWRIDAGDYAGALEIGRHALRHGWVMPLGNRNVQTVLAEEMADAAQSALLAAAGFDADLLLQTLDLTTDLDMPDQSRARLHKAIGAVLSESNPASALNHLTHALQLDPRCGVKKEKQQLERRLRNDSR; encoded by the coding sequence ATGAGCCTGAGTCCCGCACGGCAGCACCGCCTGCGCATTCAGGCCGAACAGGCCGCCCGTGAGGGCGGCAGTGTTCGCCGCCATGCGTCTGGCTATGACCTGATGCTGCTGCAACTGGCAGAAGATCGCCGTCGCCTTAAAGGCATCCAGTCCACGGTGAAAAAGGCGGAAATCAAGGTGGAGCTGCTGCCGAAATATTCCGCCTGGGCGGAGGGCGTGCTGGCTGCCGGAGGTGCGCAGCAGGATGACGTGCTGATGTACGTGATGCTGTGGCGTATCGATGCCGGTGATTATGCCGGTGCGCTGGAAATCGGGCGTCATGCGCTGCGCCATGGCTGGGTGATGCCGCTGGGCAACCGTAACGTGCAGACCGTGCTGGCAGAAGAAATGGCAGACGCGGCGCAAAGCGCTCTGCTGGCCGCTGCCGGTTTTGATGCCGATCTGCTTCTGCAGACGCTGGACCTGACAACTGATCTGGATATGCCGGACCAGTCGCGGGCGCGCCTGCATAAAGCCATCGGCGCTGTACTGAGCGAAAGCAATCCGGCGTCTGCCCTGAATCACCTTACCCATGCGCTGCAGCTCGATCCCCGCTGCGGTGTGAAAAAAGAAAAGCAGCAGCTGGAGCGCAGACTGCGCAATGACAGCCGCTAA
- a CDS encoding Fels-2 prophage protein (similar to gpN; major capsid in phage P2), translating to MKKKTRFAFNAYLQQLARLNSVEVEELSSKFTVEPSVQQTLEDQIQQSAAFLTLINITPVTEQSGQLLGLGVGSTIAGTTDTTTKEREPTDPTLMEDVEYKCEQTNFDTVLTYAKLDLWAKFQDFQVRIRNAIVKRQALDRIMIGFNGVKRAKTSNRAENPLLQDVNKGWLQKIREDAPDHVMGSKTAEDGTTTAEPVKVGPGGKYVNLDAVVMDAVNELIDVEYQDDDELVVVCGRELLSDKYFPLVNKEQDNSEKIAADMIISQKRMGGLQAVRAPFFPANALLITRLDNLSIYWQEDTRRRSVIDNPKRDRIENFESVNEAYVVEDYRCAALVENIEMSDFTPPAAPVVAAESGNGE from the coding sequence ATGAAAAAGAAAACCCGCTTTGCCTTTAACGCTTACCTGCAGCAGTTGGCGCGCCTGAACAGTGTGGAGGTTGAAGAACTCTCCAGCAAGTTTACCGTGGAGCCGTCCGTGCAGCAGACGCTGGAAGACCAGATCCAGCAGTCCGCCGCTTTCCTGACGCTGATTAACATCACGCCGGTCACTGAACAGTCAGGACAGTTGCTGGGGCTGGGCGTTGGCAGCACCATTGCCGGAACCACCGATACCACCACCAAAGAGCGCGAGCCTACCGATCCGACGCTGATGGAAGACGTGGAATACAAATGCGAACAGACCAACTTTGATACGGTGCTGACCTACGCAAAACTGGACCTGTGGGCCAAGTTCCAGGACTTCCAGGTGCGTATCCGCAACGCCATCGTCAAGCGTCAGGCGCTGGACCGCATCATGATCGGCTTTAACGGCGTGAAGCGCGCCAAAACCTCAAATCGTGCTGAAAACCCGCTGCTGCAGGACGTCAATAAAGGCTGGTTACAGAAAATCCGCGAAGACGCGCCGGATCATGTTATGGGCAGTAAAACCGCAGAAGACGGCACCACTACTGCGGAGCCGGTAAAAGTAGGTCCGGGTGGTAAGTATGTAAACCTTGACGCTGTGGTGATGGATGCCGTCAACGAGCTGATCGATGTGGAGTATCAGGATGATGATGAGCTGGTTGTTGTCTGTGGTCGTGAACTGCTGTCTGACAAGTATTTCCCGCTGGTCAACAAAGAGCAGGACAACAGCGAAAAAATTGCCGCCGATATGATCATCAGCCAGAAACGTATGGGCGGCCTGCAGGCTGTGCGTGCGCCTTTCTTCCCGGCAAATGCATTGTTAATCACCCGACTGGATAACCTGTCCATCTACTGGCAGGAAGACACCCGCCGCCGTTCTGTTATCGACAACCCGAAACGTGACCGGATTGAAAACTTTGAATCCGTTAACGAGGCGTATGTGGTCGAGGACTACCGCTGCGCGGCACTGGTGGAAAACATCGAAATGAGTGATTTCACTCCGCCTGCCGCACCTGTTGTAGCCGCAGAGTCAGGAAATGGAGAGTAA
- a CDS encoding Fels-2 prophage protein (similar to gpO; capsid scaffold in phage P2), whose product MTVKAKRFRIGVEGATTDGREIQREWLVQMAASYNPTVYTALINLEHIKSYLPESTFNRYGRVTGLVAEEIQDGPLAGKMALYADIEPTDALVELVKKGQKLFTSMEVSTKFADTGKAYLVGLGATDDPASLGTEMLAFSASAAHNPLANRKQNPENLFSEAVETLIELEEVQDEKPSLFARVTALFTKKEQTDEARFSDVHKAVELVASEQQNLSERTDKSLSEQDKRLSELESSLQEQLAAFAELEQKLSSEDSRKDYRQRAPGGDAPAGTLTNC is encoded by the coding sequence ATGACAGTGAAAGCAAAGCGTTTCCGCATCGGGGTGGAAGGTGCCACCACTGACGGGCGCGAGATCCAGCGTGAATGGCTGGTACAGATGGCTGCCAGCTACAACCCGACGGTCTATACCGCGCTGATTAACCTTGAGCACATCAAGTCTTATCTGCCGGAGAGCACTTTTAACCGCTATGGCAGGGTGACGGGGCTGGTTGCAGAAGAAATCCAGGACGGCCCGCTGGCGGGCAAGATGGCACTTTATGCCGATATCGAACCCACTGACGCCCTGGTGGAACTGGTGAAAAAAGGCCAGAAGCTTTTCACCTCCATGGAGGTCAGCACGAAGTTTGCCGACACCGGCAAAGCCTACCTTGTGGGGCTGGGTGCGACGGACGATCCTGCGAGCCTTGGCACCGAAATGCTGGCTTTCAGCGCCAGCGCCGCACATAATCCGCTGGCAAACCGTAAGCAGAACCCTGAAAACCTGTTTTCGGAAGCTGTCGAAACGCTGATCGAACTGGAAGAGGTCCAGGACGAAAAGCCGTCCCTCTTTGCCCGCGTCACCGCGCTGTTCACCAAAAAAGAGCAGACCGATGAGGCGCGTTTCTCCGATGTGCATAAAGCCGTGGAACTGGTCGCCTCCGAGCAGCAGAACCTGAGCGAGCGCACTGATAAATCCCTGTCCGAACAGGACAAGCGCCTTTCTGAGCTGGAGTCCTCCCTGCAGGAACAGCTGGCCGCCTTTGCCGAGCTAGAGCAGAAGCTTAGCAGCGAAGACAGCCGTAAAGACTACCGCCAGCGCGCGCCGGGCGGTGACGCACCGGCAGGCACCCTGACCAATTGCTGA
- a CDS encoding Fels-2 prophage protein (similar to gpP; ATP charging in phage P2) gives MNTTLTPADLDPRRQAMLLYFQGYRVARIAEMLGEKVATVHSWKKRDKWGDYGPLDQMQLTTAARYCQLIMKEHKEGKDFKEIDLLARQSERHARIGKFNNGGNEADLNPNVANRNKGPRRQPEKNVFTDEQIEKLEEVFHASMFDYQRHWFEAGKTNRIRNLLKSRQIGATFYFAREALIDALLTGRNQIFLSASKAQAHVFKQYIIDFAKEVDVELKGDPMVLPNGAALYFLGTNARTAQSYHGNLYLDEYFWIPKFQELRKVASGMAIHKKWRQTYFSTPSSLTHSAYPFWSGALFNRGRAKADKVDIDLTHSNLARGLLCPDGQYRQIVTVEDAVRGGCNLFDLDQLRMEYSPDEYQNLLMCEFIDDLASVFPLSELQACMVDSWEVWTDFQALALRPFGWREVWIGYDPAKGTQNGDSAGCVVMAPPTVPGGKFRILERHQWRGMDFRAQADAIKKLTQQYNVTYIGIDSTGVGHGVYENVKAFFPAVREFVYNPNVKNALVLKAYDIISHRRLEFDAGHTDIAQSFMAIRRATTASGNRPTYEASRSEEASHADLAWATMHALFNEPLQGESANTSNIVEIF, from the coding sequence ATGAACACGACACTGACCCCCGCAGACCTCGATCCCCGTAGGCAGGCCATGCTGCTGTACTTTCAGGGATACCGCGTAGCCCGCATTGCTGAAATGCTGGGCGAAAAAGTTGCAACCGTTCACAGCTGGAAAAAACGCGACAAGTGGGGCGACTATGGGCCGCTGGATCAGATGCAGCTCACCACCGCCGCACGCTACTGCCAGCTCATTATGAAGGAGCATAAAGAAGGGAAAGATTTCAAAGAAATTGACCTGCTGGCGCGCCAGTCGGAGCGCCACGCGCGGATCGGCAAGTTTAACAATGGTGGCAACGAAGCCGACTTAAACCCTAACGTCGCCAACCGCAACAAAGGCCCACGCCGTCAGCCGGAAAAGAATGTTTTCACTGATGAACAGATCGAAAAGCTGGAAGAAGTCTTCCACGCCTCTATGTTCGACTATCAGCGTCACTGGTTTGAAGCCGGGAAAACAAACCGCATCCGCAACCTGCTCAAGTCGCGCCAGATTGGTGCCACGTTTTATTTTGCCCGTGAAGCATTGATTGACGCCCTGCTGACCGGACGCAACCAGATTTTCCTTTCTGCCAGTAAGGCCCAGGCACACGTCTTTAAGCAGTACATCATCGACTTTGCAAAAGAGGTTGATGTGGAGCTGAAAGGCGATCCGATGGTGCTGCCCAATGGCGCAGCCTTGTACTTTCTCGGCACCAACGCCCGCACGGCGCAGAGTTACCACGGCAACCTGTACCTTGATGAGTATTTCTGGATACCGAAATTCCAGGAGCTGCGCAAGGTTGCCTCCGGGATGGCCATTCACAAGAAATGGCGACAAACCTACTTTTCCACGCCGTCCAGCCTGACGCACAGCGCGTATCCGTTCTGGTCCGGCGCGCTGTTTAACCGGGGCCGAGCCAAAGCGGACAAGGTGGATATTGACCTGACCCACAGCAACCTTGCGCGCGGCCTGCTCTGCCCTGACGGACAGTACCGCCAGATCGTCACCGTGGAAGATGCGGTGCGCGGCGGCTGTAACCTGTTCGACCTCGACCAGCTGCGCATGGAGTACAGCCCGGACGAATACCAGAACCTGCTGATGTGCGAATTTATTGACGATCTGGCGTCAGTATTCCCGCTCAGCGAGCTGCAGGCGTGCATGGTGGACAGCTGGGAAGTCTGGACCGATTTTCAGGCACTGGCGCTGCGCCCGTTTGGCTGGCGAGAAGTCTGGATCGGTTACGACCCGGCGAAAGGTACGCAGAACGGTGACAGCGCAGGCTGCGTGGTTATGGCACCACCAACTGTACCGGGCGGGAAGTTCCGCATTCTGGAGCGTCATCAGTGGCGCGGGATGGACTTTCGCGCCCAGGCGGACGCTATCAAAAAGCTAACGCAGCAGTACAACGTGACCTATATCGGCATCGACTCGACCGGCGTCGGGCACGGTGTTTATGAGAACGTAAAAGCGTTCTTTCCTGCCGTGCGGGAGTTTGTCTACAACCCTAACGTCAAAAATGCCCTGGTGCTCAAGGCGTACGACATTATCAGCCACCGCCGTCTGGAGTTTGACGCCGGGCACACCGACATTGCGCAGTCCTTTATGGCTATCCGCCGCGCCACCACCGCCAGCGGCAACCGTCCAACCTATGAAGCCAGCCGCAGCGAAGAGGCCAGCCACGCAGATTTGGCCTGGGCAACGATGCACGCACTGTTTAACGAACCGCTGCAGGGCGAATCCGCCAATACCAGCAACATTGTGGAGATTTTTTGA
- a CDS encoding Fels-2 prophage protein (similar to gpQ; portal vector protein in phage P2) encodes MSELEALTSSTPTEATVPKNAGVTAEAFSFGDPIPVLDRRELLDYVECVQMDRWYEPPVSFDGLARTYRAAVHHSSPIAVKRNILTSTFIPHPLLSQQAFSRFVQDYLVFGNAYLEKRTNRLGGILSLEPSLAKYTRRGIDLDTYWFVQYGMTTQPYEFTKGSIFHLMEPDLNQEIYGLPEYLSAIPSALLNESATLFRRKYYINGSHAGFIMYMTDAAQNQEDVNNIRQAMKSAKGPGNFRNLFMYSPNGKKDGIQIIPLSEVAAKDEFLNIKNVSRDDMMAAHRVPPQMMGIIPNNTGGFGDVEKASRVFVRNELIPLQERMKEINEWIGHEVIKFKAYILEVI; translated from the coding sequence ATGAGTGAACTCGAAGCCTTAACCAGCTCAACGCCAACAGAAGCTACGGTGCCTAAAAACGCAGGCGTAACTGCCGAGGCTTTCAGCTTTGGTGACCCGATCCCGGTGCTGGACCGCCGCGAGCTGCTGGACTATGTGGAATGCGTACAGATGGACAGATGGTATGAGCCGCCAGTAAGCTTTGACGGGCTGGCGCGAACCTATCGCGCCGCCGTGCATCACAGCTCACCGATAGCAGTGAAACGCAACATTCTGACCAGCACCTTTATCCCGCATCCACTCCTGAGCCAGCAGGCGTTCAGCCGGTTTGTGCAGGACTATCTGGTATTTGGTAACGCCTATCTGGAGAAACGGACCAACCGGCTCGGCGGCATTCTGTCGCTGGAGCCATCACTGGCGAAATACACCCGCCGTGGGATCGATTTAGACACCTACTGGTTTGTGCAATACGGCATGACAACGCAGCCCTACGAGTTCACCAAAGGCAGCATCTTTCACCTGATGGAGCCGGATTTAAACCAGGAGATTTACGGCCTGCCGGAATACCTGTCTGCCATCCCTTCCGCCCTACTGAACGAGTCCGCTACGCTGTTCCGTCGGAAGTATTACATCAACGGCAGCCACGCGGGTTTTATCATGTACATGACCGACGCCGCACAGAACCAGGAGGACGTGAACAACATCCGCCAGGCGATGAAAAGCGCTAAGGGCCCTGGCAATTTTCGAAATCTCTTTATGTACTCGCCCAACGGCAAAAAGGACGGGATTCAGATCATCCCGCTGTCAGAGGTGGCGGCAAAGGATGAATTTCTGAATATCAAGAACGTAAGCCGTGATGACATGATGGCGGCGCACCGCGTACCGCCGCAGATGATGGGCATCATCCCCAATAATACCGGCGGCTTTGGCGATGTAGAAAAGGCCAGCCGCGTATTTGTGCGCAATGAATTGATACCTTTGCAGGAGCGAATGAAAGAAATTAATGAATGGATAGGGCATGAGGTCATTAAATTCAAAGCATACATTCTTGAAGTAATATAA
- a CDS encoding Fels-2 prophage protein, whose translation MKSSGTIRKIRHFAKGCLMHRIVKAHLDSFVKSYGIENHEEDVQFELFCNKAMLSSRISMDFEIDDVTTGAGDDGMDGIAIIIDEELCISPEDASSIFSSQRKNHDVDIVFIQSKRSESFDLGDFLKFKASVFRFIDESPYSCLDDIQKNAHEVFDVVIKNVPKIRGGRPSFTAKYVATGIYKSPRELESARKLFIKEIEELGYFCNVSVEFVDRDELTRTWIDTYSVVNAELPLFSNAPLPKINGIEEAYLAVVKAKDFVSNLLMTEEGSLRNHVFVENVRAFLGIDNPVNASIAETIKDRDAASRFPVLNNGITIVSPDVKLQGSILHLENFQIVNGCQTSNVLYECRDSLDDTMMVNLKVVETLNEDVFSELVRATNSQTKVDETQFYSLRPIIKKVEAYFDTYEGQDGRLYLERRERQFIGRDIPAVRVFSVHMAAKCVAAMFFRRPDLSYRYPKRMYELLAEKIFSNDTKEIVFYAACLTLYRLHLLTSNADIPQNIRKYKWHLMAVVCVLIAGKDIPKFGSKKMDIYCNKIITEMTKHGDKIKATFQRAVDIVLSIDDITDDRMKRQAILDEMLAKI comes from the coding sequence ATGAAATCAAGTGGTACGATAAGAAAAATTCGTCATTTCGCAAAGGGATGTCTCATGCATAGAATTGTTAAGGCTCATCTTGATAGCTTCGTAAAGAGTTACGGTATTGAAAATCATGAAGAGGATGTGCAGTTCGAGTTGTTCTGTAACAAAGCCATGCTATCTTCTCGAATCAGTATGGATTTTGAAATAGATGATGTAACGACCGGAGCTGGTGATGATGGCATGGATGGTATTGCTATCATAATTGACGAAGAGTTATGCATCTCTCCGGAAGATGCGTCTTCTATTTTTTCCTCTCAACGTAAAAATCACGATGTCGATATCGTTTTTATACAATCAAAGCGTAGCGAATCATTTGATTTAGGCGATTTTTTAAAATTTAAAGCATCTGTTTTTAGATTCATTGATGAGTCTCCATACTCTTGTTTAGATGATATCCAAAAAAATGCACATGAAGTATTTGACGTGGTGATAAAAAATGTTCCTAAGATAAGAGGCGGCCGCCCAAGTTTTACCGCTAAATATGTTGCCACAGGAATATATAAGAGCCCTAGAGAGTTAGAGTCCGCGCGAAAACTTTTTATAAAAGAAATCGAAGAATTAGGTTATTTTTGTAATGTTAGTGTTGAGTTTGTAGATCGTGATGAATTAACTAGGACTTGGATTGATACATACTCTGTGGTTAATGCTGAATTGCCATTGTTTAGTAATGCTCCTCTACCAAAAATTAATGGGATCGAAGAGGCTTATCTTGCGGTTGTAAAAGCAAAGGATTTTGTTAGTAATCTTTTAATGACGGAGGAGGGTTCTCTTCGTAATCATGTTTTTGTTGAGAACGTCCGAGCTTTCTTGGGAATAGACAACCCTGTTAATGCGTCGATTGCTGAGACAATTAAAGATAGAGATGCGGCCTCAAGATTTCCTGTTCTTAATAATGGGATTACCATAGTAAGCCCAGATGTAAAGCTTCAAGGCAGTATATTGCATTTGGAAAATTTTCAAATAGTCAACGGTTGTCAAACATCTAACGTACTTTATGAGTGCCGTGATTCATTAGATGATACTATGATGGTTAATTTGAAGGTTGTTGAAACATTGAATGAAGATGTTTTTTCAGAACTAGTTCGTGCCACTAACAGCCAAACTAAAGTTGACGAAACACAATTCTATTCTCTTCGTCCAATAATTAAAAAAGTCGAAGCGTACTTTGACACATATGAAGGACAAGACGGCCGCTTATATTTAGAAAGACGTGAAAGACAATTTATCGGTAGAGATATACCTGCAGTAAGGGTGTTTTCAGTTCATATGGCGGCTAAATGTGTCGCAGCTATGTTTTTCCGTCGGCCAGATCTTTCATACAGATACCCAAAGCGAATGTACGAATTACTGGCTGAGAAAATATTTTCTAATGACACGAAAGAAATTGTATTTTATGCGGCATGTCTAACGTTATATAGACTTCACTTGCTTACATCGAATGCAGATATCCCACAAAACATTAGGAAGTATAAATGGCATCTAATGGCTGTTGTTTGCGTGTTAATTGCTGGAAAGGACATTCCAAAGTTTGGCTCAAAGAAAATGGATATTTATTGTAATAAAATTATAACTGAGATGACAAAACATGGAGATAAAATAAAGGCAACCTTTCAAAGAGCTGTCGATATTGTTTTGTCGATCGATGACATTACGGATGATAGAATGAAAAGGCAAGCGATTTTAGACGAGATGCTTGCCAAGATTTAG
- a CDS encoding Fels-2 prophage protein, with the protein MSIRYRLVFRQEKNNRLKMKINNVALTISLAVILTGCVPHASNRNITAIEVVKPAIGQSATAYMGDPIITSATGFKTDVLELGAANGALSSIAAGTYCSEGNGIYRNYHNPQAVALKNLYGQIGNYVDYVSYDAAKNEISPPNGTSYSASEISIKRVPDGLCRVSNSLVKTIEYNGNAGGVMKFTYREFANDMARAAFTTDFSVDSKGSDVIAYKGAKFKVNKADNSSISYTIISGFDKAVTF; encoded by the coding sequence ATGTCAATCAGATATCGCCTTGTTTTTCGTCAAGAAAAGAATAATAGGCTAAAAATGAAAATTAATAATGTAGCGTTAACAATATCTCTTGCTGTAATCCTAACTGGTTGCGTGCCACATGCTTCTAACCGAAATATCACTGCTATTGAAGTGGTGAAGCCTGCTATTGGGCAAAGTGCTACCGCCTACATGGGCGATCCCATTATCACATCTGCTACTGGATTTAAAACGGACGTACTAGAACTTGGTGCGGCTAATGGTGCATTGTCTTCTATCGCTGCTGGTACATATTGCAGTGAGGGGAATGGAATTTACCGCAATTATCATAACCCTCAAGCTGTTGCGTTAAAAAATCTCTATGGGCAAATCGGTAACTATGTTGATTATGTTAGTTACGATGCTGCAAAAAATGAGATATCACCGCCAAATGGCACTTCTTATTCTGCATCAGAAATTTCTATCAAACGTGTTCCTGATGGACTGTGTCGAGTGAGTAACTCATTGGTTAAGACTATCGAATACAATGGAAATGCAGGCGGTGTAATGAAGTTCACCTATCGTGAATTTGCAAACGATATGGCTCGTGCAGCATTTACAACAGATTTTTCTGTAGATTCTAAGGGAAGTGATGTTATCGCTTACAAAGGTGCCAAGTTCAAAGTGAACAAGGCTGATAACTCGTCTATTTCTTATACAATTATTTCTGGCTTTGACAAGGCTGTCACGTTCTAG
- a CDS encoding Fels-2 prophage protein (similar to protein in phage 186, and to retron in E coli; similar to E. coli damage-inducible protein I (AAC74145.1); Blastp hit to AAC74145.1 (81 aa), 29% identity in aa 1 - 77): protein MNSWQKSEPTNTTAQWMSSIEVTFMRIEIMIDKEQKISQSTLDALESELYRNLRPLYPKTVIRIRKGSSNGVELTGLQLDEERKQVMKIMQKVWEDDSWLH, encoded by the coding sequence ATGAACTCATGGCAAAAATCAGAACCCACGAATACAACCGCTCAATGGATGTCATCAATTGAGGTGACTTTTATGCGCATTGAAATAATGATCGATAAAGAGCAGAAGATTAGCCAGTCTACCCTGGACGCCCTTGAATCCGAGCTTTACCGCAATCTGCGCCCCCTGTATCCCAAAACGGTAATTCGTATCCGCAAAGGTAGCTCTAACGGTGTGGAACTGACCGGATTGCAACTGGATGAAGAAAGAAAACAAGTGATGAAAATTATGCAGAAGGTGTGGGAAGACGACAGCTGGCTACATTGA
- a CDS encoding Fels-2 prophage protein produces the protein MQDYFLESLKLQRIDFFLKLVAASECSDEEKGLALQWVSELTDELMAKIRTHEYNRSMDVIN, from the coding sequence ATGCAGGACTATTTTTTGGAGTCTTTGAAGCTCCAGCGCATTGATTTTTTTCTTAAGCTTGTAGCGGCTAGTGAGTGTAGTGATGAAGAGAAGGGGCTGGCCCTGCAGTGGGTTTCTGAACTGACAGATGAACTCATGGCAAAAATCAGAACCCACGAATACAACCGCTCAATGGATGTCATCAATTGA